A genomic window from Spodoptera frugiperda isolate SF20-4 chromosome 29, AGI-APGP_CSIRO_Sfru_2.0, whole genome shotgun sequence includes:
- the LOC118268233 gene encoding NAD-dependent protein deacylase, giving the protein MPLKITPLCLLVRSNLIVCSVPRMMVTRHNSYMPLFKESLKAAKNIAIVTGDDISTESGVPIYGKTSSWRKYQTASLATSGAFLTFPSLVWEFYHYRREMAAKAQPNEAHKAIALFEEKHGKDKSITVITQSIDGLHSRANTKNLIELHGSLFKTRCIKCNDVVPNNDHPICEALANKGSPDSKETNSNIPENLLPHCSKPSCTGLLRPDIVWYGDSIDPAVIEKAEAAISACDLCLVVGSPSLLFPAAQYAPEAMENGAIIAEFNNNTDTNSNYHYSFVGPCSTTLPEALDI; this is encoded by the exons atgccttTAAAAATCACTCCTCTATGTCTACTAGTTCGTAGTAATTTAATAGTTTGTAGTGTGCCTAGAATGATGGTTACCCGGCATAATAGTTACATGCCATTATTCAAAGAATCTTTAAAGGCTGCAAAAAATATTGCTATAGTCACTGGTGACGATATTAGCACGGAATCTGGTGTTCCCATTTACGGCAAAACTAGTTCTtggaggaagtatcagactgcCTCACTAGCAACATCAGGGGCTTTCTTAACATTCCCTAGTTTAGTTTGGGAATTCTATCATTATAGACGAGAAATGGCTGCAAAAGCACAACCTAATGAg GCTCACAAAGCGATAGCATTGTTCGAAGAAAAACACGGCAAAGACAAGTCGATAACTGTAATTACACAGAGTATAGACGGACTTCATTCTAGGGCCAACACTAAAAACCTGATAGAACTGCATGGCAGTCTGTTCAAGACAAGGTGCATCAAGTGCAATGATGTTGTGCCTAATAATGACCACCCTATTTGTgaa GCTTTAGCAAACAAGGGGTCTCCAGATAGCAAAGAAACTAATTCAAATATCCCAGAGAATCTGCTACCACACTGCAGTAAGCCCAGTTGCACAGGCCTCCTTAGACCAGACATTGTTTGGTATGGAGACAGCATAGACCCCGCTGTAATTGAAAAAGCAG aagcAGCAATTTCAGCTTGTGATCTGTGCCTAGTGGTTGGGTCACCCTCTCTACTATTTCCAGCCGCCCAATATGCTCCCGAAGCAATGGAAAATGGGGCTATAATAgcagaatttaataataatactgatACAAACTCTAATTACCATTATTCATTTGTTGGCCCCTGTAGCACTACACTGCCAGAGGCTCTAGACATTTAA
- the LOC118268341 gene encoding NAD-dependent protein deacylase: MSISLLRTIRRTVVVCSFPKIMVSRQSSDMPKFREALRSAKEIVVLSGAGISAESGIPTFRGAGGLWRTYEATSLATPGAFRSNPSLVWEFYHYRREVAANAQPNAGHLAIAQYEAKHGGDKKITVITQNVDGLHARAGTTDLIELHGNLFKTRCTKCKEVLVNNDSPICEALAGRGAPDLNVRGSDIPISSLPHCQKPKCGGLLRPHIVWFGENLDIAVLDKAKTAMSTCDVCLVVGTSSVVYPAAMFAPEAAARGAIVAEFNLAPTPATSEFHFYFQGPCGTTLPEALSE; this comes from the exons ATGTCCATTAGTTTATTAAGAACAATACGTAGAACGGTAGTGGTTTGTAGTTTTCCTAAAATCATGGTTTCGCGGCAGTCTAGTGATATGCCAAAGTTCAGGGAAGCATTAAGATCGGCTAAAGAGATTGTTGTCTTATCGGGAGCCGGTATTAGTGCAGAGTCTGGAATTCCAACGTTTCGCGGTGCAGGTGGATTGTGGAGGACATACGAGGCGACGTCTCTTGCTACTCCTGGAGCATTTCGAAGTAATCCTAGCTTAGTTTGGGAATTCTATCATTATAGGCGCGAAGTAGCAGCTAACGCACAACCGAATGCT GGTCATTTAGCCATTGCTCAATATGAAGCTAAGCATGGaggtgataaaaaaataacagtaatcACACAAAATGTTGATGGATTACATGCCAGAGCTGGTACTACTGACTTGATCGAACTCCATGGAAATCTGTTCAAGACTAGGTGTACTAAATGTAAAGAGGTTTTAGTCAACAATGATAGTCCTATTTGTGAA GCTTTAGCAGGCAGAGGTGCTCCAGACTTGAATGTAAGAGGTTCAGATATCCCAATCAGCTCTCTACCACATTGCCAGAAACCTAAATGTGGTGGTCTACTGAGACCACACATTGTATGGTTTGGAGAAAATTTAGATATTGCTGTGTTAGACAAAGCTA AAACAGCAATGTCCACCTGTGATGTCTGTTTAGTAGTGGGTACATCATCAGTAGTGTACCCGGCGGCAATGTTTGCGCCAGAGGCGGCCGCCCGAGGAGCAATTGTAGCCGAGTTTAACTTAGCACCCACTCCTGCTACCTCCGAGTTCCACTTCTACTTCCAAGGACCTTGCGGCACTACACTGCCAGAGGCTTTGTCAGAATAG